A stretch of the Jeotgalibacillus haloalkalitolerans genome encodes the following:
- a CDS encoding L-threonine 3-dehydrogenase yields MKRILVTGALGQIGSELITKLRAEYGADNVIASDIRTAETEAVTGGPFEILDVTDGARMNEIVSKYKVDTMMHMAALLSAKAEESPQLAWHLNMGGLMNGLETAREHNLQFFTPSSIGAFGPDTPKIDTPQDTIQRPTTMYGVNKVSGELLCDYYFKRFGVDTRGVRFPGLISYVTPPGGGTTDYAVEVYYEALKSGRYTSPINKGTYMDMMYMPDALQAIVDLMEADPAKLKHRNAFNVTAMSIEPEMVAAEIKKHIPSFEMNYQPDPVRQAIADSWPDAIDATAAKDEWGFKAQHDLTSMTTDMLSKLKTTITN; encoded by the coding sequence ATGAAACGTATATTAGTTACAGGTGCGCTTGGTCAGATCGGGTCGGAATTAATCACGAAGCTGCGTGCTGAATACGGTGCAGATAACGTGATCGCATCTGATATTCGCACAGCAGAAACTGAAGCAGTCACAGGCGGTCCCTTTGAGATCCTGGATGTGACGGATGGCGCGAGAATGAATGAGATCGTGTCAAAGTATAAAGTGGATACGATGATGCATATGGCGGCACTTCTTTCAGCGAAAGCAGAGGAGTCTCCGCAGCTTGCATGGCATTTGAATATGGGTGGACTGATGAACGGTCTTGAAACTGCCCGCGAACACAATCTGCAATTCTTTACGCCAAGCTCAATCGGCGCATTTGGTCCTGATACGCCAAAAATCGATACGCCGCAGGATACGATCCAGCGTCCGACAACAATGTATGGTGTGAATAAAGTATCCGGGGAGCTGCTTTGCGATTATTATTTCAAGCGCTTTGGAGTAGATACACGCGGTGTGCGTTTCCCTGGATTGATCTCGTACGTTACACCTCCGGGCGGCGGTACGACGGATTACGCAGTTGAAGTGTATTATGAGGCTCTAAAATCAGGCCGTTATACTTCTCCGATCAACAAAGGCACTTATATGGATATGATGTATATGCCTGATGCGCTGCAGGCGATTGTTGACCTGATGGAGGCAGACCCTGCGAAGCTTAAGCACCGCAACGCGTTCAATGTCACTGCAATGAGTATTGAGCCTGAGATGGTTGCTGCTGAAATCAAAAAACATATTCCTTCTTTTGAAATGAACTACCAGCCGGATCCTGTACGTCAGGCGATTGCTGACAGCTGGCCCGATGCAATTGATGCAACTGCTGCAAAAGACGAGTGGGGCTTTAAAGCTCAGCATGACTTAACGTCAATGACAACAGACATGCTTTCAAAGCTGAAAACCACGATTACAAATTAA
- the nikC gene encoding nickel transporter permease, whose amino-acid sequence MSENTVNHPVTAKKVNPRIENYKMIWKRLKKNKAALIGGYLIVFFIVVAIFGPMLLSKDPNSTDIANKLVGPSAEYWFGTDNFGRDIFTRIIHGMGITLYVGFLSVIIGLVVGVPLGIVSGYYGGRIDNFIMRIMDILLAFPGILLALAIVSVLGGSLQNVIIAVGIFSVPAFARIVRGSTLSVKKLEYIDAVRALGATDFRIIFRHILPNVMSPIIVQATLRIATAVLTAAGLSFLGLGAQPPMPEWGAMLSEGRDYIYDAWHVAFFPGMMIVLVVLAFNIFGDGIRDALDPKMKQ is encoded by the coding sequence ATGAGTGAAAATACGGTTAACCATCCGGTTACTGCTAAGAAAGTCAATCCCAGAATAGAAAACTATAAAATGATCTGGAAGCGGCTGAAAAAGAATAAAGCAGCATTGATCGGCGGATATTTAATTGTCTTTTTCATAGTTGTCGCAATTTTCGGACCGATGTTGCTTTCAAAAGATCCGAACTCTACTGATATCGCCAATAAGCTCGTAGGTCCATCTGCTGAGTACTGGTTTGGTACAGATAACTTTGGAAGAGATATTTTCACGCGGATTATACATGGAATGGGGATAACGCTTTATGTTGGTTTCCTTTCTGTTATTATCGGTCTGGTTGTAGGGGTGCCGCTCGGAATCGTTTCCGGTTATTATGGCGGACGGATTGATAACTTTATTATGAGAATCATGGATATTCTGCTTGCGTTCCCGGGTATTCTTCTTGCACTTGCGATTGTAAGTGTACTTGGAGGAAGTCTTCAAAACGTAATTATTGCAGTAGGTATTTTCTCTGTTCCTGCGTTTGCACGTATTGTCCGCGGTTCAACGCTTTCCGTTAAGAAACTTGAATATATTGATGCGGTTCGTGCACTTGGCGCTACAGATTTCAGAATTATCTTTCGTCACATTCTGCCAAACGTTATGTCTCCGATTATTGTTCAGGCGACACTTCGTATTGCGACTGCAGTCTTAACAGCTGCCGGTCTTTCGTTCCTTGGTCTTGGTGCACAGCCGCCGATGCCTGAATGGGGTGCGATGCTGTCTGAAGGTCGTGACTACATCTATGATGCATGGCACGTAGCCTTTTTCCCTGGCATGATGATTGTGCTTGTCGTTCTGGCTTTCAACATCTTTGGTGATGGAATCCGCGACGCACTTGATCCGAAAATGAAACAATAA
- a CDS encoding Cof-type HAD-IIB family hydrolase — protein MIKLIASDMDGTLLNGSHEVGQETINAIKEAKDAGIEVIIATGRSYKEAVLPIKNAGLSLPLIVVNGAEIRDTEGNQLYKKGLSAEKAEAAADALEKLDVYFEIYTENGTYTNHKEHGIQLLIDIFLTSNPDTPLPHVKEEAANRYDEGHVHVVDDYHEVFNSSETVYKFLAFSSKPEKLEQAKEALNEMGGLAISSSGKENLEITSVDAQKGLALEWYVNQRGIESDDVMAIGDNYNDVSMMKLAGWSVAMGNAPKDIQQICRYVTSTNREEGVAKAIRKLTETEAKV, from the coding sequence ATGATTAAGCTAATTGCATCTGATATGGATGGCACACTGCTGAATGGCAGTCACGAAGTAGGGCAGGAAACGATCAACGCAATTAAAGAAGCGAAAGATGCCGGGATTGAAGTGATCATTGCAACCGGCAGATCATATAAAGAAGCGGTATTGCCAATTAAAAACGCTGGGCTGTCACTCCCGTTAATCGTGGTAAACGGTGCTGAAATACGCGACACAGAGGGGAATCAGCTTTACAAGAAAGGCCTGAGCGCTGAAAAAGCAGAAGCAGCAGCAGATGCCCTTGAGAAGCTGGATGTTTACTTTGAAATTTATACTGAGAATGGTACGTATACAAACCATAAAGAGCACGGCATTCAGTTGTTAATTGATATTTTCCTGACGTCGAATCCGGATACGCCGCTTCCACACGTAAAGGAAGAAGCAGCAAACCGCTATGATGAGGGGCATGTACATGTAGTAGATGACTATCACGAAGTATTCAATTCCTCAGAAACCGTCTATAAGTTTCTGGCCTTTTCATCAAAGCCGGAAAAGCTGGAGCAGGCGAAGGAAGCACTGAACGAAATGGGCGGACTTGCAATCAGTTCTTCAGGTAAAGAAAACCTTGAGATCACAAGTGTAGATGCGCAAAAGGGACTTGCCCTTGAATGGTATGTGAACCAGCGCGGGATTGAATCAGATGATGTCATGGCAATTGGTGACAATTATAATGATGTTTCAATGATGAAGCTTGCAGGCTGGTCAGTTGCAATGGGCAACGCACCAAAGGATATTCAGCAGATCTGCCGTTACGTTACTTCAACAAACCGTGAAGAAGGCGTAGCCAAAGCGATCCGTAAGTTAACTGAAACTGAAGCAAAAGTATAA
- a CDS encoding ABC transporter permease, giving the protein MTKFIIRRLIQTIPVLLGVTILVFSLMHLIPGDPAQIIAGEAAPERQVEQIRERLGLNDPLHVQYGTFLGNVVTGDLGTSVRSSRPVADEIGARFWVTVELAVYSTILSVFMGLIAGIVSAVRHYTVTDVVIMIVALFGLSMPNFWLGLMLIQWFAIGNWIPESLQPFLQMRASGWGDDWRQVVLPVITLGTAGAAIIARMTRSSMLEVISADYIRTARAKGVKERVVIYQHALKNALIPVVTVVGLEFGALLGGTVLTETIFAINGMGRLTIDAIRQRDFPVVQGTVLVISVLFVLVNLLVDISYRFLNKRIDLN; this is encoded by the coding sequence ATGACGAAATTTATTATCCGTCGTTTAATTCAGACGATCCCCGTATTACTTGGGGTTACGATATTAGTATTTTCTCTGATGCACCTGATTCCGGGTGACCCGGCGCAGATTATTGCGGGGGAAGCTGCACCTGAACGTCAGGTTGAACAGATCCGTGAAAGATTAGGTTTAAATGATCCATTACATGTACAGTATGGTACTTTTCTTGGAAACGTAGTTACAGGTGACCTGGGAACTTCAGTTCGAAGCAGCCGTCCTGTAGCTGATGAAATCGGCGCCCGCTTCTGGGTAACGGTTGAACTTGCTGTCTATAGTACGATATTAAGTGTATTTATGGGGCTGATTGCAGGTATCGTATCTGCAGTACGTCACTATACAGTAACAGATGTAGTGATCATGATCGTGGCGCTGTTTGGACTTTCAATGCCGAACTTCTGGCTCGGTCTGATGCTGATTCAGTGGTTTGCAATCGGGAACTGGATACCGGAGTCGCTGCAGCCATTTCTCCAGATGCGTGCATCCGGATGGGGTGACGACTGGAGACAGGTTGTTCTTCCGGTTATTACACTTGGTACGGCAGGGGCAGCGATTATTGCCCGTATGACGCGTTCAAGTATGCTTGAAGTCATCAGTGCGGATTACATTCGTACAGCCCGTGCAAAAGGTGTGAAAGAACGCGTTGTTATTTATCAGCACGCACTTAAAAATGCACTGATCCCGGTTGTTACAGTAGTTGGTCTTGAGTTCGGTGCGCTGCTTGGCGGAACAGTACTGACAGAAACAATCTTTGCAATCAACGGAATGGGCCGTCTGACAATTGATGCGATCAGACAGCGTGACTTCCCGGTTGTACAGGGTACAGTACTTGTTATATCCGTTCTGTTCGTACTCGTAAACTTACTTGTTGATATTTCTTACAGATTCCTGAATAAACGTATAGATCTGAACTAA
- a CDS encoding ATP-binding protein produces the protein MLQSYTFSQIKGLIGIIGIVFIVQIIFITAGFNGWFSTATYIVIEVAVAIILLWLAYMIYRRATALRSLFKEMEEEEFKMSAMIQSMPDFVCFKDGKGRWIRTNDFGLELYGLKGKHYIGKTDAELGEVNPFFKEAFDYCVVTDEQTWQKGKTDRSEESFYVESGEYKSFDVIKVPIFHKDGSRKALITIGRDISQQKAAEEQLLRREKLSVAGELASGIAHEIKNPLTSLKGYVQLMQETGSLTEERVKLMASEIDRIHAITEELLILSKPEIKKHEQFSICDSVEYVINFMKHQAASKNIDIKVSRLDQKDKFVYGDRNQIIQVFMNLVKNSIEAIEENGEIIIKPSVQGDEIQVELLDSGPGIPEEMIEKISEAFYTTKEKGMGLGLTVCHRIVQAHGGSLAFENLPEGGTNAIVQLPLYSKKKTLTRS, from the coding sequence ATGCTGCAATCCTATACATTTTCACAGATTAAAGGCCTAATCGGGATTATTGGTATTGTTTTTATCGTACAAATTATTTTTATTACCGCAGGGTTCAATGGGTGGTTTTCCACTGCAACTTATATTGTCATTGAAGTAGCCGTAGCCATCATTCTGCTGTGGCTGGCCTATATGATTTACAGGCGGGCTACTGCCTTAAGAAGTCTCTTTAAGGAAATGGAAGAAGAAGAGTTCAAAATGTCGGCAATGATTCAGTCAATGCCTGATTTTGTCTGCTTTAAAGACGGGAAGGGCAGATGGATCAGAACGAATGATTTTGGACTTGAACTTTACGGCCTGAAAGGGAAGCACTATATCGGAAAAACGGATGCTGAACTTGGAGAAGTAAATCCTTTTTTCAAAGAGGCATTTGATTATTGTGTGGTAACTGATGAACAGACCTGGCAAAAGGGCAAAACTGACCGCAGTGAAGAGTCTTTTTATGTAGAGTCGGGAGAGTATAAATCCTTTGACGTGATAAAAGTGCCGATTTTTCACAAAGACGGCAGCCGGAAAGCACTTATTACAATCGGGCGGGATATTTCACAGCAAAAAGCTGCTGAAGAACAGCTGCTGAGAAGAGAAAAGCTTTCAGTAGCCGGTGAGCTGGCATCAGGGATAGCACATGAAATTAAAAATCCGCTGACCAGTCTGAAAGGTTACGTTCAGCTGATGCAGGAAACAGGCTCATTAACAGAAGAGAGAGTAAAATTAATGGCATCGGAAATCGACCGTATTCATGCGATTACAGAAGAGCTGTTAATCCTTTCAAAGCCTGAGATTAAAAAGCATGAACAGTTCTCCATCTGCGATTCTGTGGAATATGTGATCAACTTTATGAAGCATCAGGCGGCATCAAAAAATATTGATATTAAAGTCAGCCGTTTAGATCAAAAAGATAAATTTGTCTATGGTGACCGGAATCAGATTATTCAGGTGTTTATGAACTTAGTAAAAAACAGTATAGAAGCGATCGAGGAAAACGGGGAAATAATAATTAAGCCCTCAGTACAGGGCGATGAGATTCAGGTCGAACTGCTAGACAGCGGTCCGGGTATTCCGGAAGAGATGATTGAAAAAATTTCGGAAGCTTTTTATACCACTAAAGAAAAGGGGATGGGGCTCGGGCTAACAGTCTGCCATAGAATTGTTCAGGCACATGGCGGCTCTCTGGCATTTGAAAACCTTCCTGAAGGCGGTACAAATGCAATTGTCCAGTTACCTCTCTATTCAAAGAAAAAGACACTTACACGATCGTAA
- a CDS encoding ABC transporter ATP-binding protein — protein MTAKKELLKVEGLKQYFPIKGGFFGRTVNHVKAVDDISFTVYEGETVSIVGESGCGKSTTGRAILRLDEPTEGVVSFEGRDLTTLSKKEMRAMRKDLQIIFQDPYASINPRQIVSAVIEEAMDIQNAVPKKDRRRKIEELLQTVGLQKFQADRYPHEFSGGQRQRIGIARALSVDPKLIICDEAVSALDVSIQAQVLNLLEELQEEFGLTYLFISHDLGVVRHISDRIIVMYLGKIVEIGDKHSLFDNPQHPYTKALLSAIPVPDPDAKKERIALKGDVPSPINPPTGCRFHTRCPFATEKCKTDVPELRTTDFMKEGHQAACHYIEEIKSGEHKPKDYTAGAIVGKGQEV, from the coding sequence ATGACAGCGAAGAAAGAACTGCTAAAGGTTGAGGGACTAAAACAGTATTTCCCGATTAAAGGTGGATTCTTCGGTCGTACGGTGAATCACGTTAAAGCCGTGGATGATATCAGCTTTACAGTATATGAAGGTGAAACAGTCAGTATTGTAGGAGAGTCGGGTTGTGGTAAATCAACAACCGGACGTGCAATCCTTCGTCTGGACGAGCCGACAGAAGGCGTTGTTTCTTTTGAAGGCAGAGACCTGACAACACTGAGTAAAAAAGAAATGCGCGCAATGCGTAAAGATCTTCAGATTATATTCCAGGATCCATATGCATCGATTAATCCGCGTCAGATTGTATCTGCCGTGATTGAAGAAGCGATGGATATTCAAAATGCGGTACCTAAAAAAGACCGCCGCAGAAAAATTGAAGAACTGCTTCAGACAGTAGGACTTCAAAAATTCCAGGCAGACCGTTACCCGCATGAATTCTCAGGCGGTCAGCGTCAGCGTATTGGGATTGCTCGTGCTCTGTCAGTAGATCCAAAGCTGATTATCTGTGATGAAGCAGTATCAGCGCTGGATGTTTCGATTCAGGCACAGGTATTGAACCTGCTTGAAGAATTGCAGGAAGAGTTCGGACTTACGTATCTCTTTATCTCGCATGACCTTGGTGTTGTCCGTCATATTTCTGACCGCATCATTGTAATGTATCTTGGTAAAATTGTTGAGATCGGTGACAAGCATTCACTGTTTGATAACCCTCAGCATCCATATACAAAAGCACTGCTGTCAGCGATTCCGGTGCCGGATCCTGACGCTAAAAAAGAGCGTATTGCACTAAAAGGAGATGTACCTTCTCCAATCAACCCGCCAACCGGCTGCCGTTTCCACACGCGCTGTCCGTTTGCGACTGAAAAGTGTAAAACAGACGTACCTGAACTGCGTACAACTGACTTTATGAAGGAAGGTCACCAGGCTGCATGTCACTATATCGAAGAAATTAAATCAGGTGAACATAAGCCAAAGGACTATACTGCTGGAGCCATTGTCGGTAAAGGACAGGAAGTTTAA
- a CDS encoding ABC transporter ATP-binding protein: MSSSENILEIRELQTSFFTDEGEVKAVDGVSFELPRGKTLGVVGESGSGKSITALSILNLLAKPGKIKGGEIRFKGENILTYSEKQMREIRGNDISMIFQEPMTSLNPVYTVGQQIMESIRIHQGLNKREAKLKAIEMLKLVGIPSPEKRVDQYPFELSGGMRQRVMIAIALSCNPDMLIADEPTTALDVTIQAQILDLIRELQNKLNMSVMMITHDLGVVAETCDYVAVMYAGQVVEFADVRTLFKNPKHPYTVGLLNSLPRHDIEQDKLKPINGTVPSPHNMPKGCRFAPRCPFATELCREKLPVLETDENNNQIRCWIYSDEWDGDPEVNVHDSEERTAKG; the protein is encoded by the coding sequence ATGAGCTCATCAGAAAATATATTAGAGATCCGCGAACTTCAGACATCATTCTTTACAGATGAAGGTGAAGTAAAAGCAGTAGACGGTGTCAGCTTTGAACTGCCGCGCGGTAAAACACTTGGTGTTGTAGGTGAATCAGGTTCCGGTAAAAGTATTACAGCTTTATCGATTCTGAACCTTTTAGCCAAGCCGGGTAAAATTAAAGGCGGGGAGATCCGCTTTAAGGGTGAAAACATTCTTACTTATTCAGAAAAGCAAATGCGTGAAATCCGTGGTAACGATATTTCGATGATCTTCCAGGAGCCAATGACTTCATTGAATCCTGTATACACTGTCGGTCAGCAGATCATGGAATCAATCCGTATTCACCAGGGGCTGAATAAGCGTGAAGCCAAGCTGAAAGCGATCGAAATGCTGAAGCTTGTCGGAATTCCTTCTCCTGAAAAACGTGTGGATCAGTATCCATTCGAATTGTCAGGCGGTATGAGACAGCGTGTCATGATTGCAATTGCACTTTCATGTAATCCTGATATGCTGATTGCCGATGAGCCGACAACTGCATTGGATGTAACAATTCAGGCACAGATTCTGGATCTGATACGTGAACTGCAGAACAAATTAAATATGTCAGTGATGATGATTACACACGACCTTGGCGTTGTAGCAGAAACATGTGACTACGTTGCCGTTATGTATGCAGGCCAGGTAGTTGAATTTGCAGATGTCCGCACGCTTTTCAAAAATCCAAAGCATCCATATACAGTCGGACTGCTGAACTCACTGCCAAGACACGACATTGAGCAGGATAAGCTGAAGCCGATCAATGGAACAGTACCAAGTCCGCACAATATGCCAAAAGGCTGCCGTTTTGCGCCAAGATGTCCGTTTGCGACAGAGCTTTGCCGTGAAAAGTTGCCAGTACTTGAAACAGATGAAAATAATAATCAGATTCGCTGTTGGATCTACTCAGATGAGTGGGACGGCGATCCGGAGGTGAATGTCCATGACAGCGAAGAAAGAACTGCTAAAGGTTGA
- a CDS encoding glutathione ABC transporter substrate-binding protein — MTSKKTLWAFLLTLVLAMFLAACAGGSDDSSSEEGGSTDDGGTETEDGAAEGGSGGDLMLNVLSDASSLDPHGSNDVPSSNIQANLYETLVFQNADNEIEPLLAEEWEAVDDLTWEFKLREDVTFHDGSAFNAEVVKANLDRVLDPEVASPRGFLYEMITEVNVIDEYTVQIVTEYPFAPLLAHLSHSGGGMISKEAIDADYAAMEEGSEPGSVIAQEPVGTGFFKFESWTPGEEIVLSNNEEHWDGGAQVDTVTFRVVPESGTRVAELETGNAHIIDPLQPNEVSRVDNLDNASAQIQGSTSLSYLGFNMEQEPFDNQQVRQAISMAVDKASIIEGIYEGYGVPAVGPIPPGVFGYDESVEPLEYNMDEARALLEEAGFADGFSTTIMTNDNPQRVDTAVLVQEALAELNIEVEIEVVEFGSFLDETAAGNHDMFILGWSTPTADADYATYALFHSSQVGAPGNRSFLQDDEVDSLLDQGRQETDQDARAEIYSQLQERLVEVAPMVYIHHQEYLTGVSDNVSGFSTLPNGLYQLKDVTISE; from the coding sequence TTGACAAGTAAAAAGACGCTTTGGGCATTTTTACTAACGCTTGTACTTGCAATGTTCCTTGCAGCATGTGCCGGCGGAAGCGACGACTCTTCATCAGAAGAAGGCGGTTCTACTGATGATGGCGGAACAGAAACAGAAGATGGCGCTGCTGAAGGCGGTTCAGGCGGCGATCTAATGCTGAATGTACTATCTGATGCATCATCACTTGATCCACACGGTTCAAATGATGTTCCTTCATCAAACATTCAGGCTAACCTTTATGAAACACTTGTATTCCAAAATGCAGACAACGAAATTGAGCCACTACTGGCTGAAGAATGGGAAGCTGTTGATGACCTGACTTGGGAATTCAAGCTTCGTGAAGATGTAACATTCCACGACGGTTCAGCATTTAACGCTGAAGTTGTTAAAGCTAACCTAGATCGCGTTCTTGATCCTGAAGTAGCTTCACCACGTGGATTCCTTTATGAAATGATCACAGAAGTAAACGTAATTGATGAGTACACTGTACAAATCGTTACTGAATATCCTTTCGCTCCACTACTTGCTCACCTTTCTCACAGCGGTGGCGGTATGATTTCTAAAGAAGCAATTGATGCTGACTATGCAGCAATGGAAGAAGGATCTGAGCCAGGTTCTGTGATTGCACAAGAGCCGGTTGGTACTGGATTCTTCAAATTCGAAAGCTGGACTCCTGGTGAAGAAATCGTTCTTTCTAACAACGAAGAGCACTGGGATGGCGGAGCACAGGTTGATACTGTAACATTCCGCGTTGTTCCTGAATCAGGTACTCGTGTAGCTGAACTTGAAACAGGTAACGCTCACATTATCGATCCACTTCAGCCAAACGAAGTTTCACGTGTTGATAACCTTGATAATGCATCTGCACAAATCCAGGGTTCAACATCACTTTCTTACCTAGGATTTAACATGGAGCAGGAGCCATTTGACAACCAGCAGGTACGTCAGGCAATCTCTATGGCAGTTGATAAGGCTTCAATCATTGAAGGTATTTATGAAGGATACGGTGTTCCTGCTGTAGGTCCAATTCCTCCAGGCGTATTCGGTTATGATGAAAGTGTTGAACCTCTTGAGTACAACATGGATGAAGCCAGAGCACTTCTTGAAGAAGCAGGATTTGCTGACGGTTTCTCTACTACAATCATGACAAATGACAACCCACAGCGTGTTGACACTGCTGTACTTGTTCAGGAAGCACTTGCTGAACTGAACATTGAAGTTGAAATTGAAGTTGTTGAATTTGGTTCATTCCTTGATGAAACTGCTGCGGGTAACCACGACATGTTTATCCTTGGATGGTCAACGCCAACAGCTGACGCTGACTATGCAACATATGCACTATTCCACTCTTCTCAGGTTGGAGCACCGGGTAACCGTTCATTCCTACAGGATGACGAAGTTGACTCACTGCTTGACCAGGGCCGTCAGGAAACTGACCAGGACGCTCGTGCTGAGATCTACTCACAGCTTCAGGAACGTCTTGTAGAAGTGGCACCAATGGTTTACATTCACCACCAGGAATACCTGACTGGTGTAAGCGATAATGTATCTGGATTCTCTACACTTCCAAATGGTCTTTATCAGCTTAAAGATGTAACAATCTCTGAGTAA
- a CDS encoding sporulation histidine kinase inhibitor Sda, producing MNTMGHLTNEKLLEALESARKLNLARDFIQLLEREVEKRGLRALMCS from the coding sequence ATGAATACAATGGGCCATTTAACAAATGAAAAATTACTGGAAGCACTTGAATCAGCCAGGAAACTGAATCTGGCTAGGGATTTTATTCAGCTACTTGAGAGAGAAGTGGAGAAGCGCGGGCTTCGCGCGCTTATGTGTTCTTAA
- a CDS encoding YjiH family protein yields MNNTFTAKDYLLFIIPSIIGIFLFMMPLPSEEAVTIPIAILSDWLQGLIGGAIPAIMTFIIVITAILSLLARAAKPAFITDNDFRNTLFNVTWFWVIVRLLAAVFALITFFQIGGSATELIWSEYTGGLLLGEGGLITLLFSLFLFAGLFLPLLLNFGLLEWFGTLMAKIMRPLFKLPGRASIDSLASWLGDGTIGVMLTNKQYEEGHYSKREAAVIGTTFSVVSITFSIVVIETVDLASYFVPFYLTVAFSGFIAAIIMPRIPPLSLKKKTYITEAEEEESLEDVPDHKSRLQHGTELAIQAARKNNSVGHFFKSGMKNVLDMWLGVAPVVMAFGTVALILAEETAFFTILGTPFVPILEILQIPEAADAAQTMVVGFADMFLPAIIGADISSEMTRFVIAAVSVTQLIYMSEVGGVLLGSKVPVNFLDLVLIFLLRTLITLPIIAGIAHILF; encoded by the coding sequence ATGAATAATACATTTACAGCAAAAGATTATTTGCTCTTTATTATCCCTTCTATTATCGGGATTTTTCTATTCATGATGCCTCTTCCATCAGAAGAAGCAGTCACAATTCCAATCGCAATTTTATCTGATTGGCTTCAGGGATTGATTGGCGGTGCGATTCCGGCGATTATGACATTTATTATTGTAATTACCGCTATCCTGTCTTTACTTGCACGTGCTGCAAAGCCTGCATTTATTACGGACAATGACTTCAGAAATACCCTGTTTAATGTCACATGGTTCTGGGTGATTGTAAGATTACTAGCTGCAGTCTTTGCACTGATTACTTTTTTCCAGATCGGTGGCAGCGCAACAGAGCTGATCTGGTCTGAATATACCGGGGGCTTATTGCTCGGTGAAGGCGGTCTGATTACGCTATTATTCTCTTTATTCCTATTTGCAGGATTATTTCTGCCATTATTGCTTAACTTCGGTTTACTTGAGTGGTTCGGTACATTAATGGCTAAGATAATGCGTCCGTTATTCAAGCTGCCTGGACGCGCTTCAATCGACTCTCTTGCTTCATGGCTTGGGGACGGTACGATTGGTGTCATGCTGACAAATAAACAGTATGAAGAAGGACATTATTCAAAACGTGAAGCAGCTGTTATTGGTACGACCTTCTCAGTTGTTTCGATTACTTTCAGTATTGTGGTCATTGAAACAGTTGACCTGGCTTCTTACTTTGTTCCATTTTATCTGACAGTTGCATTTTCAGGATTCATTGCGGCAATCATTATGCCGCGTATCCCGCCTCTGTCTCTGAAAAAGAAAACCTATATTACTGAAGCGGAAGAAGAAGAATCACTTGAAGATGTGCCAGATCACAAATCACGCCTGCAGCATGGAACAGAGCTTGCCATTCAGGCTGCTAGAAAGAATAACAGTGTCGGTCACTTCTTCAAAAGCGGTATGAAAAATGTACTTGATATGTGGCTTGGGGTTGCACCTGTTGTTATGGCATTCGGAACAGTTGCACTGATTCTTGCTGAGGAAACAGCATTCTTTACCATACTTGGTACGCCATTCGTGCCAATTCTGGAGATCCTTCAGATTCCTGAAGCTGCAGATGCAGCTCAGACAATGGTTGTCGGATTTGCAGATATGTTCCTGCCGGCCATTATCGGGGCGGATATTTCTTCTGAGATGACGCGCTTTGTCATTGCAGCGGTTTCCGTTACACAGCTGATCTATATGTCAGAGGTTGGTGGCGTGCTGCTCGGTTCAAAGGTCCCTGTTAACTTCCTGGACCTTGTACTGATCTTCCTTCTGCGTACACTCATTACATTGCCAATTATCGCGGGTATTGCCCATATTTTATTTTAA